The following are from one region of the Tenacibaculum dicentrarchi genome:
- a CDS encoding protein adenylyltransferase SelO yields the protein MKLNIQDTFTKELPADKILENNRRQVLDACFSFVEPKKTANPKLLHVSKEMLTAIGLTEKDAKSDEFLKVFTGNKILENTHPFAMCYGGHQFGNWAGQLGDGRAINLTEIVHNNKRWTLQLKGAGETPYSRTADGLAVLRSSVREYLCSEAMFHLGVPTTRALSLSLSGDDVLRDMLYNGNQAYEKGAIVSRLAPSFIRFGSFEILSSRKNYPALKTLADYTIKHFYPEITSEGKQKYLDFLTQIRNRTIEMIVDWQRVGFVHGVMNTDNMSILGLTIDYGPYGWLEGYDTGWTPNTTDNQHKRYRYGNQSQIGVWNLFQLANALFPLIEEAPPLQEILDEYADIFQKKYLEMMTSKIGLFSEDANDYELIGRLEETLQLTETDMTLFFRNLALISSDDTFETAFDKIKIAFYTIIEVKDEIKNHWQDWFHRYLKRLQQETFSDSARREKMNAINPKYVLRNYMAQLAIDDANKGDYSLIDELYELLKKPYSEQPKHQKWFAKRPEWARNKVGCSALSCSS from the coding sequence ATGAAGCTTAATATTCAAGATACTTTTACAAAAGAATTACCTGCCGATAAAATTTTAGAAAATAACCGAAGACAAGTTTTAGATGCTTGTTTTTCGTTTGTTGAACCTAAAAAAACAGCAAATCCGAAGTTACTTCATGTTTCAAAAGAAATGTTAACTGCAATTGGATTAACTGAAAAAGATGCTAAATCAGATGAATTTTTAAAAGTTTTTACAGGAAATAAAATCTTAGAAAATACGCATCCTTTTGCGATGTGTTATGGCGGACATCAATTTGGAAATTGGGCAGGGCAATTAGGCGATGGTAGAGCCATCAATTTAACCGAAATTGTACACAATAATAAACGTTGGACACTACAATTAAAAGGTGCTGGAGAAACTCCATATTCAAGAACTGCAGATGGTTTGGCGGTTTTACGCTCATCGGTAAGAGAATATTTATGTAGCGAAGCAATGTTTCATTTGGGCGTTCCAACAACACGTGCTTTATCGTTAAGTTTATCGGGTGATGACGTTTTAAGAGATATGTTATACAACGGAAATCAAGCCTACGAAAAAGGCGCAATTGTAAGCCGTTTAGCACCTAGTTTTATTCGTTTTGGAAGTTTTGAAATTTTATCCTCTAGAAAAAATTATCCTGCTTTAAAAACATTAGCAGATTATACAATCAAGCATTTTTACCCTGAAATTACATCCGAAGGAAAACAAAAGTACCTCGATTTTTTAACCCAAATAAGAAACCGAACTATCGAAATGATTGTCGATTGGCAACGTGTTGGTTTTGTTCATGGCGTTATGAATACCGACAATATGTCTATCCTCGGATTAACCATCGATTACGGTCCTTACGGATGGTTAGAAGGCTACGATACTGGCTGGACACCAAATACAACCGATAATCAGCACAAGCGATATCGTTACGGAAATCAATCACAAATTGGTGTTTGGAATCTATTTCAATTGGCAAATGCCTTGTTTCCGCTTATTGAAGAAGCGCCGCCTTTACAAGAAATTTTAGATGAATATGCTGATATTTTTCAAAAGAAATATTTAGAAATGATGACATCTAAAATCGGTTTATTTTCTGAAGATGCTAACGATTATGAATTAATTGGACGCTTAGAAGAAACGCTACAATTAACAGAAACTGACATGACGCTTTTCTTTAGGAATTTAGCCTTAATTTCTTCAGATGATACTTTTGAAACTGCTTTTGATAAAATAAAAATTGCATTTTATACGATTATCGAAGTTAAAGATGAAATAAAAAATCATTGGCAAGATTGGTTTCATCGTTATTTAAAAAGATTACAACAAGAAACTTTTTCTGATTCAGCAAGAAGAGAAAAAATGAATGCTATAAATCCGAAATATGTATTGCGAAATTATATGGCACAATTAGCTATTGATGATGCCAATAAAGGCGATTATTCTTTAATTGATGAATTATATGAATTGTTGAAAAAGCCATATTCAGAGCAACCAAAACATCAAAAATGGTTTGCAAAACGACCAGAATGGGCTCGTAATAAAGTTGGCTGTTCTGCTTTAAGTTGTAGTTCTTAA